In a single window of the Sesamum indicum cultivar Zhongzhi No. 13 linkage group LG16, S_indicum_v1.0, whole genome shotgun sequence genome:
- the LOC105178646 gene encoding anthocyanidin 3-O-glucosyltransferase 2-like → METKKAELVFVPSPGLSHLVSTVEMAKLLLHRDSHLSITVLIMKLPTDSSVDGYIENISPDSRLRFISLPTQDDASLFKMFDFIDNQITHVRDIVSNLIKQPSLPGSQLAGLVLDMFCTKFIQVADEFNLPAYVYFTSGAAALGLFYHLVWLRFEQNEDLSKYKSSDVELSVPCFSNPVPAKVLPAVFVEEGPMSTVFLSYFKRLTETKGIIVNTFYELESYAIESLLADTKKPKVYPVGPIMKSSSDQSFDEDIKKWLDDQPENSVVFLCFGTMGSFVEAQVKEIAMALENSGSRFLWSLRKPGQKGVMQLPTEYEDFNEVLPEGFLERTEGIGKVIGWAPQVAVLSHPAVGGFVSHCGWNSTLESVWFGVPMATFPLYAEQQLNAFQLVKELGMAEAIRIDYKKDFRGEKPPEIVGAEEIEAAIRRLMTEESGSGVRQKVKEMKDKSRMALMEGGSSYNAQSLFIEDVIKNIA, encoded by the coding sequence ATGGAAACGAAGAAAGCTGAATTGGTATTCGTCCCCTCTCCGGGGCTGAGCCACCTCGTCTCTACGGTGGAGATGGCCAAGCTCCTCCTCCACCGCGATAGCCACCTTTCCATCACCGTACTCATCATGAAGCTTCCGACAGACAGTTCTGTCGATGGTTACATAGAAAACATCTCCCCAGATTCGCGTTTACGGTTCATAAGCCTCCCAACTCAAGACGATGCCTCTTTGTTCAAAATGTTTGATTTCATTGACAATCAAATTACTCATGTTAGAGACATAGTCTCGAATCTAATCAAACAGCCATCTCTGCCCGGTTCTCAGCTGGCAGGCCTTGTGCTCGACATGTTCTGCACTAAATTCATACAAGTCGCCGACGAGTTCAACCTCCCGGCTTATGTTTACTTCACTTCCGGTGCGGCTGCACTCGGCCTGTTTTACCATCTCGTCTGGCTTAGATTCGAGCAGAATGAAGATTTGTCAAAGTACAAATCCTCCGACGTTGAATTGTCTGTCCCATGTTTCTCCAATCCTGTTCCAGCAAAAGTATTGCCTGCTGTTTTTGTAGAAGAAGGTCCCATGTCCACTGTCTTCTTGAGCTACTTCAAGAGACTGACGGAGACGAAAGGGATTATCGTGAACACGTTCTACGAGCTTGAATCCTATGCGATTGAATCTCTACTAGCTGACACTAAGAAACCAAAAGTTTATCCTGTAGGCCCTATTATGAAATCGAGCTCTGATCAGTCGTTTGATGAAGATATCAAGAAATGGCTGGATGATCAGCCCGAAAACTCGGTTGTTTTCTTGTGCTTTGGGACTATGGGGAGTTTCGTGGAAGCCCAGGTGAAAGAAATCGCGATGGCACTGGAGAACAGTGGAAGCCGTTTCTTGTGGTCCTTAAGAAAGCCGGGACAGAAGGGAGTGATGCAATTGCCGACCGAGTATGAAGATTTTAATGAAGTGCTACCAGAAGGGTTCTTGGAGAGGACTGAAGGGATTGGGAAGGTGATCGGATGGGCGCCGCAGGTGGCCGTTCTGTCCCACCCAGCGGTGGGGGGATTTGTGTCGCACTGTGGCTGGAACTCAACATTGGAGAGCGTTTGGTTTGGCGTGCCGATGGCTACGTTTCCATTGTATGCTGAGCAGCAGCTCAATGCTTTTCAATTGGTTAAGGAGCTGGGGATGGCCGAGGCGATCAGAATAGACTACAAGAAGGACTTTCGAGGAGAGAAGCCGCCGGAAATTGTGGGGGCCGAGGAGATAGAGGCAGCGATAAGACGGCTGATGACGGAGGAGAGTGGAAGTGGGGTGAGGCAGAAGGTGAAGGAGATGAAGGACAAAAGCAGGATGGCTTTAATGGAAGGTGGATCTTCTTATAATGCTCAGAGTCTCTTCATTGAAgatgttattaaaaacattGCTTAG
- the LOC105178645 gene encoding anthocyanidin 3-O-glucosyltransferase 2-like, which translates to MRLYMETRKHNERPMQIEVPRLILSASTNSKQHFNTKQTAKTIVMTTKNAELVFVPSPGLSHLVSTVEMAKLLLDRDGRLSITVLIMKLPTDRAVDSYTENISADSRLRFINLPTQDDASLFKMFDFMDNQITHVRDIVSNLIKQPSLPGFKLAGLVLDMFCTKFIQVADEFNLPAYVFFTSGAAALGLFHHLVWLRFEQNEDLTKYKSSDVELSVPCFSNPVPAKVLPALFVEGGPMSTVFLSNFKRLTETKGIIVNTFYELESYAIESLLADTKKPKVYPVGPIMKSSSDQSFDEDIKKWLDDQPGNSVVFLCFGSMGSFEEAQVKEIALALENSGSRFLWSLRKPGQKGVKQLPTEYEDFNEVLPEGFLERTEGIGKVIGWAPQVAVLSHPAVGGFVSHCGWNSTLESVWFGVPMATFPLFAEQPLNAFQLVKELGMAEAIRIDYKKNFRGEKPPDIVGAEEIEAAIRRLMAEESGSGVRQKVKEMENKSRMALVEGGSSYNARNLFIEDVIRNIA; encoded by the coding sequence ATGAGGTTATACATGGAGACACGCAAACATAACGAACGGCCAATGCAAATTGAAGTCCCTCGCCTTATCTTGTCAGCTTCAACAAACTCCAAGCAACATTTCAACACCAAGCAAACAGCCAAGACCATAGTGATGACAACGAAGAACGCGGAATTGGTATTCGTCCCCTCTCCGGGGCTGAGCCACCTCGTCTCCACCGTGGAGATGGCCAAGCTCCTCCTTGACCGCGACGGCCGCCTCTCCATCACCGTACTCATCATGAAGCTTCCGACAGACCGTGCTGTCGATAGTTACACAGAAAACATCTCCGCAGATTCGCGTTTACGGTTCATAAACCTCCCAACTCAAGACGATGCCTCTTTGTTCAAAATGTTTGATTTCATGGACAATCAAATTACTCATGTTAGAGACATAGTCTCGAATCTCATCAAACAGCCATCTCTGCCCGGTTTTAAGCTGGCAGGCCTTGTGCTTGACATGTTCTGCACGAAGTTCATACAAGTAGCCGACGAGTTCAACCTCCCTGCTTATGTTTTCTTCACTTCCGGTGCGGCTGCACTCGGCCTGTTTCACCATCTCGTCTGGCTTAGGTTCGAGCAGAATGAAGATCTAACAAAGTACAAATCCTCCGACGTTGAATTGTCTGTCCCATGCTTCTCCAATCCTGTTCCAGCAAAAGTATTGCCTGCTTTGTTTGTAGAAGGAGGTCCCATGTCCACTGTCTTCTTGAGCAACTTCAAGAGACTGACGGAGACGAAAGGGATTATCGTGAACACGTTCTACGAGCTTGAATCCTATGCGATTGAATCTCTACTAGCTGACACTAAGAAACCAAAAGTTTATCCTGTAGGCCCTATTATGAAATCGAGCTCTGATCAGTCGTTTGATGAAGACATCAAGAAATGGCTGGACGATCAGCCCGGAAACTCGGTTGTTTTCTTGTGCTTTGGGAGTATGGGGAGTTTCGAGGAAGCCCAGGTGAAAGAAATCGCGTTGGCACTGGAGAACAGTGGTAGCCGTTTCTTGTGGTCCTTAAGAAAGCCGGGACAGAAGGGAGTGAAGCAATTGCCTACCGAGTATGAAGATTTTAATGAAGTGCTACCAGAAGGGTTCTTGGAGAGGACTGAAGGGATTGGGAAGGTGATCGGATGGGCGCCACAGGTGGCAGTTCTGTCCCACCCAGCAGTGGGGGGATTTGTGTCGCACTGTGGGTGGAACTCAACATTAGAAAGTGTGTGGTTTGGCGTGCCGATGGCTACGTTTCCACTGTTTGCTGAGCAGCCGCTGAATGCTTTTCAATTAGTTAAGGAGCTGGGAATGGCCGAGGCAATCAGGATAgactacaagaagaactttagGGGAGAGAAGCCACCGGATATTGTGGGTGCCGAGGAGATAGAGGCAGCGATAAGGCGGTTGATGGCGGAGGAGAGTGGAAGTGGGGTGAGGCAGAAGGTGAAGGAGATGGAGAACAAAAGCAGGATGGCTCTAGTGGAAGGTGGATCTTCTTATAATGCTCGGAATCTCTTCATTGAAGATGTTATTAGAAACATTGCTTAG
- the LOC110013263 gene encoding uncharacterized protein LOC110013263, translated as MVLLVFVDDILITGPLLAAFRGVKDYLHTLFTIKDIGDARYFLGMEIARCSDGLYVSRTKYTIDIIRDAGLCQAKSASTPLPQGLRLHSTLDDPLPNRDSYRRLVGRLLYLAFTRPNISHPVQQLSQFLTNHCDSHWRAALHVVRYLKVSWKTKKQPTISRSTVEAEYRSLVAAVCELRWVSYIQTDLGVSTSLPIELLYDSKASLHILVDPVFHKRTKHIELDCHLVRDA; from the exons ATGGTACTGTTAGTTTTCGTCGATGACATATTGATTACTGGTCCTTTGTTGGCAGCCTTTCGGGGGGTGAAGGATTACCTCCACACCCTATTCACAATCAAAGACATTGGTGATGCTCGCTATTTCCTTGGGATGGAAATTGCTCGATGCAGTGATGGTCTCTATGTCTCGCGGACCAAGTATACTATAGATATCATTCGAGATGCAGGTCTATGTCAGGCAAAATCAGCTTCTACACCTCTTCCACAAGGTTTAAGGCTTCACTCTACCTTAGATGATCCGCTCCCTAACCGAGACTCATATCGTCGTCTTGTGGGTCGCTTGTTATATTTGGCGTTCACTCGTCCAAACATCTCTCATCCTGTTCAACAACTTAGCCAATTCCTCACGAATCATTGTGACTCCCACTGGCGTGCGGCTCTGCACGTGGTTCGCTATCTCAAAG TATCCTGGAAGACTAAAAAGCAACCTACAATATCCAGGTCGACTGTTGAGGCCGAGTACCGCAGTCTCGTTGCCGCTGTTTGCGAACTGCGCTGGGTTTCATACATCCAAACTGATCTTGGTGTGTCTACCTCTCTGCCCATCGAACTACTTTATGATAGCAAGGCGTCTCTACACATCTTGGTTGATCCCGTTTTCCACAAACGGACCAAACACATAGAACTGGATTGCCACTTGGTTCGTGATGCCTAA